The Candidatus Goldiibacteriota bacterium genome contains the following window.
GAAGGGCGCGAAACTGTGGCGGACGCGAATATGTTTTTCAGCACATACATGGCGGAAATAGAGAAAGTAAACCTGATAATTGACAGGTTTAAAAAATAAAAACATAAGGAGAATTTTAAGATGAAAAGCGGGATGAAAGTACTGGCGGTGGTTCTTGGACTGGTGTTGCTTGTGGCTATGATTTTTGGGTCGGTTTATAACAAACTGGTTAAGTTTGATGAAGGCATAACAGCTGCCTGGGCACAGGTGGAAAATGTCCTTCAGAGGCGCGGTGATTTAATTCCAAACCTTGTAAACACGGTAAAAGGGTACGCGAAGCACGAAAAGGAAATTTTTGAAAACGTGGCGGCTGCAAGGGCGGGGCTTGCCGGAGCAAGAACTGTTGATGAAAAGGCAAAAGCGGCAGGGGTTATGGATACCGCTATTTCAAGGCTTTTAGCTATCGCGGAAAATTATCCGCAGTTAAAAGCAAATGAAAGTTTTAATAAATTAATGGATGAACTTGCAGGATCTGAAAACAGGATAGCTGTTGAGAGAAAAAAGTACAATGATGTTGTTCAGGCATATAACACAACTGTCAGGACATTTCCGGCAAATATAATAGCGGGCATGTTTGGTTTTCAGAAAAAAGAGGTTTATTTTAAGGCGGAAGAAGCAAAAAAAGAAGTTCCGGCGGTAAATTTTAATTAATGGTTTACGGCTTATTTGAAAGTAAATTCGGCACGGGAGCCGTTATCCTGTCTTCAGACGGCGCTGTTGTTGAAGTTTTTCTGCCGGCTGCGGGAATTGAAAAGATGGTGAATAAGAAGTATCCCGAAGCTGTAAGAAAAAGTATTAAAGAAGCCGCAATGCTGGAAAGTTATTTTGCGGGTAAGGATGAAAGTTTCAGGGATGTTAATGTGGATTTTTCAGGATTACCGTTATTCACCGTTAAGGTATTAAATGCAATAAGAAAAATACCGCGCGGTGAAACGGTGACGTATAAACAGGCAGCCGCCATGGCAGGCAATATTAAAGCCGCAAGGGCGGCGGGCAGCGCTTTGTCACGCAATCCCGTGCCGGTAATAATACCGTGCCACAGGGTACTGGCAAAAAACGGGCTTGGCGGTTTTTCGGCAGGGATTAAATGGAAGTTAAGGCTGCTTGAAATTGAAAAAAGAAAATTAACAGGGAGAGTTGCATGAAAAAAACTGTAAAAACTGTTCAGAAGAAAACGGTTTATAAAGCCGCCTGTGTGGACTGCGGCGCGCTTATACCTGAAGAACAGGTATGCGTAAAAGACGGGAAACATTATTGTGTATCCTGCGCGGTCAATGAAAAACAGCCGGGTTTTTATCCGCCTAAGGGTTTTTTAAGATTTCTTGTATATGTTTTATGTTTTAATCCGGTAATTGGTTTTCTTATAGGCACTTTGTACCATTCACAGCCGGATAAGGGAAATAAAGATTTTGCCCGCAAATGTTATATTATTATGGCAGTAGGGTTTGTGTTTGGCCTGTTTATTCTTATGCTGATGGCCGCTGCGGGAAGTTTTATGTCGGGCGCTGAAGGCGGGGCATACATACAGGAAGGATATTACTAAACGATGGAGATTAAAACTTCCGGTATTGTTTTAAAA
Protein-coding sequences here:
- a CDS encoding LemA family protein, which produces MKSGMKVLAVVLGLVLLVAMIFGSVYNKLVKFDEGITAAWAQVENVLQRRGDLIPNLVNTVKGYAKHEKEIFENVAAARAGLAGARTVDEKAKAAGVMDTAISRLLAIAENYPQLKANESFNKLMDELAGSENRIAVERKKYNDVVQAYNTTVRTFPANIIAGMFGFQKKEVYFKAEEAKKEVPAVNFN
- a CDS encoding methylated-DNA--[protein]-cysteine S-methyltransferase; protein product: MVYGLFESKFGTGAVILSSDGAVVEVFLPAAGIEKMVNKKYPEAVRKSIKEAAMLESYFAGKDESFRDVNVDFSGLPLFTVKVLNAIRKIPRGETVTYKQAAAMAGNIKAARAAGSALSRNPVPVIIPCHRVLAKNGLGGFSAGIKWKLRLLEIEKRKLTGRVA